A single Lolium perenne isolate Kyuss_39 chromosome 6, Kyuss_2.0, whole genome shotgun sequence DNA region contains:
- the LOC139832641 gene encoding geranylgeranyl pyrophosphate synthase 12, chloroplastic-like, producing the protein MSCNTKPRGGSGRRWVQHFSFDFEKYMCTNAKRWTMQCRFASDAIHYSALAEEKLVRPALAITLFEVGSGSVAVVTPVARAVEMIHTMSLTTTKTPFSVAAAPTTVVPAEHVFRAVSELGNAADARGVAAGQVTDKASESLPASLPMRSTSIYTTRLCASSSSLVASST; encoded by the exons ATGTCATGCAACACGAAGCCTCGAGGCGGCAGCGGGCGCCGGTGGGTTCAGCACTTCAGCTTCGACTTCGAGAAGTACATGTGTACCAACGCTAAGCGCTGGACCATGCAATGCCGGTTTGCCAGCGACGCCATACACTACTCTGCCCTCGCCGAAGAGAAGCTCGTGCGCCCTGCCCTCGCCATCACCCTGTTCGAGGTCGGCAGCGGCTCCGTGGCCGTGGTCACCCCCGTCGCACGCGCCGTGGAGATGATCCACACCATGTCACTCACCACGACGAAGACGCCCTTCTCCGTGGCCGCCGCGCCAACGAC TGTTGTCCCTGCGGAGCACGTGTTCCGGGCCGTGTCCGAGCTCGGGAACGCCGCGGATGCCAGGGGCGTGGCCGCCGGTCAGGTCACCGACAAGGCGTCCGAGAGCCTACCCGCGAGCCTCCCCATGCGGAGTACATCCATCTACACAACACGCCTGTGTGCCTCCTCTTCCAGCCTTGTTGCTTCTTCGACATGA